The following are from one region of the Thiocapsa rosea genome:
- the rng gene encoding ribonuclease G codes for MSEEILINVTPPETRVAVVENGVVQEIIIERAERCGLVGNIYKGRVCRVLPGMQAAFVDIGLDRAAFLHASDIMGPQGVPRSDQIHELVHEGDRLVVQVVKDPLGSKGARLTTNISVASRYLVCMPALASTGVSQKIEDEDERRRLRDILQRYVDAHEGEGGFIARTAADGVSEESLFRDMAFLAKLWRGIRERCAAATEIGLVHDDLPLAMRALRDLVTPEVERVRIDSRAMVDKAMAFATKYIPEIKERIDYYQGERPLFDLYGVEEEIRKALQRKVQLKSGGHLVIDQTEAMTTIDINTGAFVGHRNLEETIFKTNLEAAQAICRQLRLRNLGGIIIIDFIDMSEDEHKRQVLRALEKCLARDHAKTHITEVSSLGLVEMTRKRTRESLEHVLSEPCPYCGGRGSVKTAQTTCYEIFREILRESRQFDVETLLVLASQEVIDRLLDEESAHLAELEAFIGRPIRLQAEALYTQEQYDVVLI; via the coding sequence GTGAGCGAAGAGATCCTGATCAATGTTACGCCGCCGGAAACCCGGGTCGCCGTGGTCGAGAACGGCGTGGTGCAGGAGATCATCATCGAGCGCGCGGAGCGTTGCGGTCTGGTCGGCAACATCTACAAGGGCCGGGTCTGTCGGGTCCTGCCCGGGATGCAGGCGGCGTTCGTGGACATCGGCCTGGATCGGGCCGCCTTCCTTCACGCCTCCGACATCATGGGCCCGCAAGGCGTGCCGCGCAGCGATCAGATCCACGAGCTGGTGCACGAGGGTGATCGGCTCGTGGTGCAGGTCGTGAAGGATCCGCTCGGCTCCAAGGGCGCGCGGTTGACGACCAACATCTCGGTGGCCTCCCGTTACCTGGTCTGCATGCCTGCTCTGGCGAGCACCGGAGTCTCGCAGAAGATCGAGGACGAGGACGAGCGGCGCCGTCTGCGCGACATCCTGCAGCGCTACGTCGATGCGCACGAGGGCGAGGGCGGCTTCATCGCGCGCACCGCGGCGGACGGCGTGTCCGAGGAGTCCCTGTTTCGCGATATGGCCTTTCTGGCCAAGCTCTGGCGCGGGATCCGCGAGCGCTGCGCGGCGGCCACCGAGATCGGTCTGGTTCACGACGATCTGCCGTTGGCCATGCGTGCACTGCGCGACCTGGTGACGCCCGAGGTGGAGCGGGTGCGCATCGACTCGCGGGCGATGGTCGACAAGGCCATGGCCTTCGCAACCAAATACATCCCCGAGATCAAGGAGCGCATCGACTACTACCAGGGCGAGCGTCCGCTGTTCGATCTCTACGGGGTGGAGGAGGAGATCCGCAAGGCGCTCCAGCGCAAGGTGCAGCTCAAGTCCGGTGGCCATCTGGTGATCGACCAGACCGAGGCCATGACCACCATCGACATCAATACCGGCGCCTTCGTCGGCCACCGCAACCTCGAAGAGACCATCTTCAAGACCAACCTCGAAGCGGCCCAAGCGATCTGTCGTCAATTGAGGCTGCGTAACCTCGGCGGCATCATCATCATCGATTTCATCGATATGTCCGAGGACGAGCACAAGCGCCAGGTGTTGCGTGCCTTGGAGAAGTGTCTCGCCCGGGATCACGCCAAGACCCACATCACGGAGGTCTCCTCGCTCGGTCTGGTGGAGATGACCCGCAAGCGCACCCGCGAGTCGCTCGAGCACGTGCTCTCCGAGCCTTGTCCCTACTGCGGCGGTCGCGGCTCGGTGAAGACCGCTCAAACGACCTGCTACGAGATCTTCCGCGAGATCCTGCGCGAGTCGCGCCAGTTCGATGTCGAAACCTTGCTGGTGCTGGCCTCGCAGGAGGTCATCGACCGGCTCCTCGATGAAGAATCGGCCCATCTTGCGGAACTCGAGGCCTTTATCGGCCGTCCGATCCGCTTGCAGGCCGAGGCGCTCTACACCCAGGAGCAATACGACGTGGTTCTGATCTGA
- a CDS encoding Maf family protein: protein MPQPRSAIETDHHLYLASRSPRRLALLEQIGMRVALVAAETDETRRPGESPETYVRRVALEKARAGRAAVPDDEGRPVLAADTAVVLGDVTLGKPADRASAARMLGALSARSHRVLTAVALIADERELTDLSDSRVTFRALQESEILSYWETGEPCDKAGAYGIQGIGALFVSDLQGSYSGVMGLPLFETGRLLAAAGIHVIAPASGG from the coding sequence ATGCCCCAGCCCCGATCCGCCATCGAAACCGACCACCACCTTTATCTCGCCTCGCGCTCGCCGCGGCGGCTTGCGCTCTTGGAGCAGATCGGAATGCGTGTGGCGCTCGTCGCGGCCGAGACGGACGAGACGCGGCGGCCGGGCGAGTCGCCCGAGACCTATGTTCGACGTGTCGCCTTGGAGAAGGCGCGAGCCGGTCGCGCCGCGGTTCCCGATGACGAGGGGCGGCCGGTGCTGGCGGCGGACACGGCGGTGGTCCTCGGAGACGTGACACTGGGTAAGCCCGCGGACCGGGCGTCCGCCGCGCGTATGCTGGGCGCCTTGTCCGCGCGCTCGCACCGGGTCTTGACGGCGGTGGCCCTGATCGCCGACGAGCGCGAGCTGACCGATCTGAGCGACAGTCGGGTGACCTTTCGCGCCTTGCAGGAGTCGGAGATCCTGAGCTACTGGGAAACCGGGGAGCCATGCGACAAGGCCGGCGCCTATGGCATTCAGGGTATCGGCGCGCTCTTCGTCTCGGATCTGCAAGGCAGTTATTCGGGCGTCATGGGACTGCCGCTGTTCGAAACGGGTCGACTGCTCGCTGCGGCAGGGATCCATGTGATCGCGCCGGCGTCCGGCGGTTGA
- the rlmH gene encoding 23S rRNA (pseudouridine(1915)-N(3))-methyltransferase RlmH encodes MRVRLIAVGRRMPAWVETGYAEYAKRLPCECALSVVEIEPGQRGKGSGAERARADEGVRILKAIPKGARVVALDGAGESWSTEALAEQLRTWLAGGRDLALLVGGPDGLAEPCLARADQRWSLSRLTFPHPLVRVIVAEQLYRAWTLVQGHPYHRGGAD; translated from the coding sequence ATGCGCGTTCGTCTGATCGCGGTCGGGCGGCGCATGCCCGCCTGGGTGGAGACCGGTTACGCGGAATATGCCAAGCGTCTCCCCTGCGAGTGTGCGCTCTCCGTGGTCGAGATTGAGCCGGGCCAGCGCGGCAAGGGCAGCGGAGCGGAGCGTGCCCGCGCCGACGAGGGCGTCCGCATTTTGAAGGCGATCCCGAAAGGCGCGCGGGTCGTGGCGCTCGACGGGGCCGGCGAGTCCTGGAGCACCGAGGCCCTGGCCGAACAGTTGCGGACCTGGCTGGCTGGGGGTCGCGATCTGGCCTTGTTGGTCGGCGGCCCGGACGGTCTGGCCGAGCCCTGCCTGGCGCGCGCCGATCAGCGCTGGTCCCTGTCTCGGCTGACCTTTCCGCACCCGCTGGTGCGGGTGATCGTCGCCGAGCAGCTCTACCGGGCATGGACGTTGGTGCAGGGGCATCCGTACCATCGCGGCGGCGCAGATTGA
- a CDS encoding homocysteine S-methyltransferase family protein, with translation MPDSRIRLTELANRRILILDGAMGTMIQRCQLEEADYRGERFKDWPSDLKGNNDLLSLTKPEIIRAIHDEYLEAGADILETNTFNGNRLSQADYGLQDYTAEIVTAAAKLAREVADAWTAKTPDKPRFVAGVLGPTSKTASISPDVNDPGARNTHFDELVEVYAETTRALIAADVDIILIETIFDTLNAKAAAFAVDQVFEEDGVILPVMISGTITDASGRTLSGQTVEAFYNSLRHVKPFAIGLNCALGPDLLRPHVEDMARVAESYTTFHPNAGLPNEMGGYDMTPDQMAEQIQEWAQSGFLNIIGGCCGSTPDHIRAIAHAVEGKTPRRPVEGTHRMRLSGLEAFNA, from the coding sequence ATGCCAGACTCACGCATCCGACTCACCGAACTCGCGAACCGACGCATCCTCATCCTCGACGGCGCCATGGGGACCATGATCCAACGCTGTCAACTCGAAGAGGCCGACTATCGGGGCGAGCGCTTCAAAGATTGGCCATCGGACCTCAAAGGCAACAACGATCTGCTGTCGCTGACCAAGCCCGAGATCATCCGCGCCATCCACGACGAGTATCTCGAGGCCGGCGCCGATATCCTGGAGACCAATACCTTCAACGGCAATCGTCTCTCCCAGGCCGACTACGGTCTGCAGGACTATACCGCAGAGATCGTCACCGCCGCGGCCAAGCTCGCCCGCGAGGTGGCGGACGCCTGGACCGCCAAGACCCCGGACAAGCCGCGGTTCGTCGCAGGCGTGCTCGGCCCGACCAGCAAGACCGCGAGCATCTCGCCGGACGTCAACGACCCGGGCGCACGCAACACCCACTTCGACGAGCTCGTCGAGGTCTATGCCGAGACGACCCGAGCGCTCATCGCCGCAGATGTCGACATCATCCTGATCGAGACCATCTTCGACACACTCAACGCCAAGGCTGCCGCGTTCGCGGTCGATCAGGTCTTCGAGGAAGACGGCGTCATCCTGCCGGTGATGATCTCGGGTACGATTACGGACGCATCCGGGCGCACACTCTCCGGCCAGACGGTCGAGGCTTTCTACAACAGCCTCCGCCACGTCAAGCCCTTCGCCATCGGGCTCAACTGCGCCTTGGGTCCTGATCTGCTCAGACCACACGTCGAGGATATGGCCCGCGTCGCCGAGTCCTACACCACCTTTCATCCGAACGCCGGGTTGCCCAACGAGATGGGCGGCTACGACATGACACCGGATCAGATGGCCGAGCAGATCCAAGAGTGGGCGCAGTCGGGTTTCCTCAACATCATCGGCGGCTGCTGCGGGAGCACGCCGGATCACATCCGCGCCATCGCGCATGCCGTGGAGGGGAAAACACCGCGCCGCCCGGTCGAAGGGACTCACCGGATGCGTCTGTCCGGGCTCGAGGCATTCAACGCTTGA
- a CDS encoding sulfurtransferase: protein MSRAPQYLVDAPTLLAGLDDPDLRLFDCRFSLADPAAGRRAYAAGHLPGATYADLDRHLSSPIGPKTGRHPLPDPARLAAWLGDSGVTSRTRVVVYDDAGGGFAVRLWWLLRWIGHDRVALLDGGLQAWIAAGGALKREVPRHEKGKFNARPDDTRWITTESLAAELAADLTPGRLTLIDARAPERFRGDQEPIDPVAGHIPGAINLPLTDNLDTDGRFLSAERLRERFTQAIGPAPPSSVVHSCGSGVNACHNLLAMELAGLHGSRLYAGSWSEWIRSPDRPVATGSAEGDLGDGNDHVGATSR from the coding sequence TTGAGCCGGGCCCCGCAATACCTCGTCGACGCGCCGACCTTGCTCGCCGGGCTCGACGATCCGGACCTGCGACTGTTTGACTGCCGCTTCTCGTTGGCCGACCCGGCGGCGGGACGTCGCGCCTATGCCGCGGGTCATCTTCCGGGGGCCACTTACGCCGATCTCGACAGGCATCTGTCCTCCCCGATCGGTCCGAAGACCGGGCGCCATCCCTTGCCCGATCCAGCGCGCCTCGCTGCCTGGCTCGGCGATTCCGGCGTCACGTCGCGGACTCGCGTGGTCGTCTACGACGATGCGGGCGGCGGATTCGCGGTCAGGCTCTGGTGGCTGCTGCGTTGGATCGGGCACGACCGGGTCGCCCTGCTCGACGGAGGGCTTCAAGCCTGGATCGCCGCCGGCGGCGCGCTGAAGCGCGAGGTCCCTCGTCATGAGAAAGGGAAGTTCAACGCAAGGCCCGACGACACGCGATGGATCACCACCGAGTCGCTCGCCGCCGAGCTGGCCGCCGATCTGACCCCGGGCCGGCTGACCCTGATCGACGCACGTGCACCCGAGCGTTTTCGTGGTGACCAAGAGCCCATCGATCCGGTAGCGGGTCACATCCCCGGCGCCATCAATCTGCCGCTGACGGACAACCTGGATACGGACGGGCGGTTCCTCTCCGCAGAGCGTCTGCGCGAACGCTTCACCCAAGCGATCGGCCCGGCGCCCCCGTCATCCGTCGTTCACAGCTGCGGCTCGGGCGTGAATGCCTGCCACAACCTCTTGGCGATGGAGCTCGCCGGGCTGCATGGCTCACGCCTCTATGCCGGATCTTGGAGTGAATGGATCCGCTCACCCGACCGACCGGTGGCGACGGGGTCGGCCGAAGGTGATCTCGGGGACGGGAACGACCATGTCGGGGCGACTTCAAGGTGA
- a CDS encoding DUF3604 domain-containing protein, whose amino-acid sequence MRSPSIQTCVLWTLLLALSATGPARAGPIAPKPPFERTEVRERCASYEPTKQPFFGETHLHTAYSFDAVVLDTRNTPADAYWYAKGGRVGLPPWADTRTAEQAQLPPPPSMRTYVTEHPYCMPGEHCQFMATRTIQFPEGRALDFAAITDHAEQFGESNICTFEATETCAGDQDCDPAVTGQECASDNMCRPKGYDSPLCSIARDELSRLRQGAAPGIFAGLENVSQNPTRPPFCGPDGSLCTRQAKLVWDKIRDDAEAAYDRTSSCTFTSFIAYEYTAMAANGRCADADALPCWDQAQDNAIPDVPDAGSPPSADCPSGSSCINNFTGNSGADNLHRNVIFRNDDVIDAPISNVESPLGCGFGAACTSTPGWPVASPAVMLQRLKDACIENPAKPRCDVLTIPHNPNMSRGSMFILPENTPDGLAEAYLRNQLEPLVELMQIKGQSECRYNAKTGMAWTNPPDELCDFENQGWARLGGAADGYLTDIMQTTDSIPPRSYVRNTLASGIAYAAEQGVNPFQLGFVGGLDNHNGTPGQSDEQQYAKSGAHGVQSFATSSEALNERFFLGLETNAGGLTVAWAEENSRDAIFTALKNRETYATSGTRPIVRVFGGFRLPSNICETGDFAARGYAGGVPMGGTLKREPRPPRRGAKAPSFAISALMDPGWSGHPGTPLQRAQIIKGWVDAAGQTHEKVYDVAGTTDDKDKVELRTCRPTGGGLKKLCTLWTDPDFDPARHAFYYVRVLENPSCRWNQYYCNARGVDCSKPMGICRGQVRTLHARGCNSDAECGRGVCTLPDSYEEFEYTQCCSGIVPQTVQQRAWTSPIWYTP is encoded by the coding sequence ATGAGATCGCCGTCGATCCAGACCTGTGTCCTTTGGACACTGCTGCTTGCACTGTCAGCGACCGGACCGGCGCGCGCCGGTCCGATCGCCCCGAAACCACCGTTCGAGCGAACCGAAGTCCGCGAGCGGTGCGCGAGCTACGAACCGACCAAGCAGCCGTTCTTCGGGGAGACCCATCTACATACGGCCTACTCGTTCGATGCCGTGGTGCTCGACACCCGCAATACCCCGGCGGATGCTTACTGGTACGCAAAGGGCGGTCGCGTGGGCTTGCCGCCTTGGGCCGACACGCGCACGGCCGAGCAGGCCCAGCTCCCGCCGCCGCCGAGTATGCGCACCTACGTCACCGAGCATCCCTACTGTATGCCCGGCGAGCACTGCCAGTTCATGGCCACCCGGACCATCCAGTTCCCCGAGGGACGCGCGCTCGACTTCGCCGCGATCACCGACCACGCGGAGCAGTTCGGCGAGAGCAATATCTGCACCTTCGAGGCGACCGAGACCTGCGCCGGCGATCAGGACTGCGATCCGGCCGTCACCGGGCAAGAGTGCGCCTCGGACAACATGTGCCGACCGAAGGGCTACGACAGCCCACTCTGCAGCATCGCCCGGGACGAACTCTCGCGCCTGCGCCAGGGTGCCGCGCCCGGCATTTTCGCGGGGCTCGAAAACGTCAGCCAGAACCCGACACGCCCGCCCTTCTGCGGCCCGGACGGGTCGCTCTGCACGCGTCAGGCCAAGCTGGTTTGGGACAAGATCCGCGACGACGCGGAGGCCGCCTACGACCGCACCTCATCCTGCACCTTCACGTCCTTCATCGCCTACGAGTACACGGCGATGGCCGCGAACGGCCGATGCGCCGACGCCGACGCCCTGCCCTGCTGGGATCAGGCGCAGGACAACGCCATCCCCGACGTGCCCGACGCCGGGTCGCCGCCGTCGGCGGATTGCCCGAGCGGTTCCTCCTGCATCAACAACTTCACCGGCAACTCGGGCGCGGACAACCTGCACCGCAACGTCATCTTCCGCAACGACGACGTGATCGACGCGCCGATCAGCAACGTCGAGAGTCCGCTCGGCTGCGGCTTCGGCGCCGCGTGCACCTCGACGCCGGGCTGGCCGGTGGCCTCCCCCGCGGTGATGCTCCAGCGCCTGAAGGACGCCTGCATCGAGAATCCGGCAAAACCGCGCTGCGACGTCCTGACCATCCCTCATAACCCGAACATGAGCCGCGGCAGCATGTTCATCCTCCCGGAGAACACGCCCGACGGGCTGGCGGAGGCTTACCTGCGCAACCAATTGGAACCGCTGGTCGAGCTCATGCAGATCAAGGGCCAGTCGGAATGCCGGTACAACGCCAAGACCGGGATGGCCTGGACGAATCCGCCCGACGAGCTGTGTGACTTCGAGAACCAAGGTTGGGCGCGGCTCGGCGGAGCGGCGGACGGCTATCTCACCGACATCATGCAGACCACCGACAGCATTCCGCCGCGCAGCTACGTGCGCAACACACTCGCGAGCGGTATCGCCTATGCCGCCGAGCAAGGGGTGAATCCCTTCCAGCTCGGGTTCGTCGGCGGGCTCGACAACCACAACGGCACGCCCGGGCAATCGGACGAGCAGCAATACGCGAAGAGCGGGGCGCACGGCGTCCAGAGCTTCGCCACCTCGTCGGAGGCCCTGAACGAGCGCTTTTTCCTCGGCCTCGAGACCAACGCGGGCGGTCTCACCGTCGCCTGGGCCGAGGAGAACTCGCGCGATGCGATCTTCACCGCACTTAAGAACCGCGAAACCTACGCCACCAGCGGCACCCGTCCGATCGTGCGCGTCTTCGGCGGTTTCAGACTGCCTTCGAACATCTGCGAGACGGGCGATTTCGCGGCGCGCGGTTACGCCGGCGGGGTGCCCATGGGCGGCACACTCAAACGTGAGCCGCGCCCTCCCCGCCGTGGTGCGAAGGCCCCGAGCTTCGCGATCAGCGCACTCATGGACCCCGGCTGGTCGGGCCACCCCGGCACGCCGCTGCAGCGGGCACAGATCATCAAGGGCTGGGTCGACGCCGCCGGGCAGACACACGAAAAGGTGTACGACGTCGCGGGCACGACCGACGACAAAGACAAGGTCGAATTGCGCACCTGCCGACCGACCGGCGGCGGCTTAAAAAAGCTCTGCACCCTCTGGACGGATCCCGATTTCGACCCCGCCCGGCACGCCTTCTACTACGTGCGCGTGCTCGAGAACCCGAGCTGTCGCTGGAACCAATACTATTGCAACGCGCGCGGCGTCGATTGCAGCAAGCCCATGGGAATCTGCCGCGGCCAAGTCCGGACGCTGCACGCGCGCGGCTGCAACAGCGACGCGGAGTGCGGTCGCGGCGTCTGTACGCTGCCGGACAGCTACGAGGAGTTTGAATACACACAATGCTGCAGTGGCATCGTGCCGCAGACCGTGCAGCAACGCGCCTGGACCTCGCCGATCTGGTACACCCCGTGA
- a CDS encoding peptidyl-prolyl cis-trans isomerase: protein MLQWHRAADRAATRLDLADLVHPVSEHDQSSRSVVRGPDRIESRRRDRRTTRQWFGQWLRHPFVHFVLIGASLFAASELWSPPEPERPPVQREPIVISAEQIGVMEEDFVRRWGMAATPEQMSALIAQTLEEEMLYREARVLALDFQDGSVHRRLVEKMRAVGDRPGRAPEELVREARALGLDDDIVIRRLLIEKMRILLAQDPSAPPLTDADLQDYLDRHRERYLQPAELTFSHLFLDESVQGADLENAARATLARARALPPADAVALSDPFLLGLRFQAYSRPRITARFGTAFAEQVFALEPGVWSDPIASPYGVHLVLIEEKRDPRLPELAAVEQQLLEAVGTERATQRLAHGLARLRERYAIRVEGRDDLSTPGVELAAQR from the coding sequence ATGCTGCAGTGGCATCGTGCCGCAGACCGTGCAGCAACGCGCCTGGACCTCGCCGATCTGGTACACCCCGTGAGCGAGCACGACCAGTCTTCACGGTCCGTCGTCCGCGGTCCGGACAGGATCGAGTCGCGCCGAAGAGATCGGCGCACGACCCGGCAGTGGTTCGGGCAATGGCTCCGGCATCCGTTCGTTCACTTCGTGCTGATCGGGGCGAGCCTCTTCGCCGCGAGCGAGCTGTGGTCTCCACCCGAGCCCGAACGACCACCCGTGCAGCGCGAGCCGATCGTCATCTCGGCGGAGCAGATCGGCGTCATGGAGGAGGACTTTGTCCGGCGCTGGGGGATGGCCGCCACCCCGGAGCAGATGTCCGCCCTGATCGCGCAAACCCTCGAAGAGGAGATGCTCTATCGCGAGGCCCGCGTGCTGGCACTCGACTTTCAGGACGGCAGCGTGCACCGCCGACTCGTCGAGAAGATGCGCGCGGTCGGCGATCGCCCCGGACGCGCGCCTGAGGAGCTGGTCCGCGAGGCGCGTGCGCTCGGACTCGACGACGACATCGTCATACGCCGCCTTCTGATCGAAAAGATGCGCATCCTCCTCGCGCAGGACCCATCGGCGCCGCCGTTGACGGACGCGGATCTGCAGGACTATCTCGACCGCCATCGCGAGCGCTACCTGCAGCCGGCCGAGCTGACGTTCTCGCATCTCTTCCTGGACGAGAGCGTTCAGGGTGCGGACCTCGAGAACGCCGCGCGGGCGACACTCGCGCGAGCCCGTGCGCTGCCCCCGGCCGACGCCGTCGCATTGTCGGATCCGTTCCTCCTCGGACTCCGGTTTCAAGCCTATTCACGGCCACGCATCACGGCGCGGTTCGGCACGGCGTTCGCCGAGCAGGTCTTCGCCCTCGAGCCCGGCGTCTGGTCGGACCCCATTGCCTCGCCCTATGGAGTGCACCTGGTCCTGATCGAGGAGAAGCGCGATCCGCGCCTGCCGGAGCTGGCCGCGGTCGAACAACAGCTCCTGGAGGCCGTCGGGACCGAGCGTGCGACGCAACGCTTGGCGCATGGCTTGGCACGCCTGCGGGAGCGCTACGCGATTCGCGTCGAGGGGCGAGACGATCTCTCCACGCCCGGCGTCGAACTGGCGGCACAGCGATGA
- a CDS encoding HupE/UreJ family protein — MRLTARSPIPTLILWTALLGAAGAASTVAAHPLDPALLEIRESPTGTLDVLWRLPVAQTAGVPLRAILPAGCTPMSAPVASRAGSRVTLRWRAQCADGGLVGSDIGVDGLRERSTDAVLRVHLADGRLVQAVLRGDNPTFTVPESAGRLDVLRDYLLLGFEHILGGPDHLLFVFGLVLLVQGYRRLFWTITAFTAGHSVTLALAVLGVVTVPSHPVEALIALTIVVVAVELTRAGPGHATWIQRFPWVMAFTFGLLHGLGFAGALTEIGLPAHEVPLALAAFNIGIEVGQLLCVAVILTAAAVRRSVPVSLPTAARHLPSYVIGSLAVFWVLERSTAMF; from the coding sequence ATGAGGTTGACCGCTCGGAGCCCCATCCCGACGCTGATCTTGTGGACCGCACTCTTGGGGGCCGCGGGCGCGGCATCGACCGTCGCCGCCCATCCGCTCGACCCGGCGCTGCTGGAGATCCGGGAGTCGCCGACGGGCACGCTGGACGTGCTCTGGCGGTTGCCCGTGGCGCAGACCGCAGGCGTTCCGCTGCGGGCCATCCTCCCGGCTGGGTGCACTCCGATGTCCGCCCCGGTTGCGAGCCGCGCGGGCTCGCGCGTCACGCTGCGCTGGCGCGCGCAGTGCGCCGACGGCGGCCTGGTCGGCTCGGACATCGGCGTCGACGGCCTACGCGAACGCAGCACCGATGCAGTGCTGCGCGTCCACCTGGCGGACGGGCGTTTAGTCCAGGCGGTCCTGCGCGGCGACAATCCCACCTTCACCGTTCCCGAGAGTGCCGGTCGGCTCGACGTCCTGCGCGACTATCTCCTCCTCGGCTTCGAGCACATCCTCGGCGGTCCCGACCACCTGCTGTTCGTGTTCGGTCTCGTGCTGCTCGTGCAGGGCTATCGGCGGTTGTTTTGGACCATCACCGCCTTCACCGCCGGGCACAGCGTGACGCTCGCGCTCGCCGTGCTGGGTGTCGTCACGGTGCCGTCGCATCCGGTCGAAGCCTTGATCGCGCTGACCATCGTCGTTGTCGCCGTGGAGTTGACCCGTGCCGGGCCCGGGCACGCGACCTGGATACAACGGTTTCCCTGGGTGATGGCGTTCACGTTCGGGCTGCTGCACGGGCTCGGCTTCGCGGGTGCGCTGACGGAGATCGGCCTACCGGCACACGAGGTGCCGCTCGCATTGGCCGCGTTCAACATCGGCATCGAGGTCGGGCAGCTTCTTTGCGTCGCGGTGATCCTGACCGCGGCGGCCGTTCGGCGCAGTGTTCCTGTGAGCCTGCCGACAGCCGCTCGGCATCTCCCAAGCTACGTCATCGGCTCGTTGGCGGTCTTTTGGGTCTTGGAGCGCTCGACAGCGATGTTTTGA
- a CDS encoding DUF1186 domain-containing protein — translation MDTETPPRTEHRAVPEAAVRAAMAQPEAMTLFSTPGEVCFDVAGDLVTEDLDRILAAVCGAYVRGA, via the coding sequence ATGGACACCGAGACTCCGCCCCGCACCGAGCACCGCGCCGTCCCCGAGGCCGCCGTTCGGGCCGCCATGGCACAACCCGAGGCGATGACGCTGTTCTCCACGCCGGGCGAGGTGTGTTTCGACGTGGCCGGCGACCTGGTGACGGAGGATCTGGATCGCATCCTGGCGGCGGTATGCGGCGCGTACGTCCGAGGCGCGTAG
- a CDS encoding peptidase, producing the protein MTYCVGVKLDEGLIFASDSRTHAGVDNYSKFCKMTVFERAGDRVLVLLSSGGLAATQTVITLLRRRAAGEAPHIWSVDSMFEVANLVSDAMRDIERRDGPFLESGGLKFNASFILGGQIAGEEMRLFRIYAEGNFIEAGTDTNFLQTGEAKYGKPILDLGVSSSATLEDATKCVLVSFDSTMLSNLSVGMPIDLLCYGRDSLKVTMKRRFADGDVYFDALTRQWLEGTRKVFRALPPLEW; encoded by the coding sequence ATGACCTACTGCGTCGGTGTGAAGCTCGACGAGGGCCTGATCTTCGCCAGCGACTCGCGCACCCATGCGGGCGTGGATAACTACTCCAAGTTCTGCAAAATGACGGTGTTCGAACGCGCAGGCGACCGAGTCCTGGTGCTGCTCAGCTCGGGCGGTCTGGCCGCCACGCAGACGGTGATCACCCTGTTGCGTCGGCGCGCCGCCGGCGAGGCACCGCATATCTGGAGTGTCGACTCCATGTTCGAGGTGGCCAATCTGGTGTCGGATGCGATGCGCGACATCGAGCGACGCGACGGACCCTTCCTGGAGAGCGGCGGGCTGAAGTTCAACGCATCCTTCATTCTCGGCGGCCAGATCGCCGGCGAGGAGATGCGGCTGTTCCGGATCTATGCCGAGGGCAACTTTATCGAGGCCGGCACCGACACCAACTTCCTCCAAACCGGAGAGGCCAAATACGGCAAGCCGATCCTCGACCTGGGCGTGAGCTCCAGCGCGACGCTGGAGGACGCCACCAAGTGCGTTTTGGTGTCGTTCGACTCGACGATGCTCAGTAACCTTTCGGTGGGCATGCCGATCGACCTGTTGTGCTACGGCCGAGACAGCCTGAAGGTCACGATGAAACGCCGCTTCGCCGATGGCGACGTCTACTTCGACGCGCTGACCCGGCAGTGGCTCGAGGGCACGCGCAAGGTCTTCCGTGCACTGCCGCCGCTGGAGTGGTAG
- a CDS encoding type II toxin-antitoxin system ParD family antitoxin — protein sequence MATTSLSLGEHWEVFIKNEIATGRFGSASEVVRDALRHMEEHNARLAALRAHLAEGEAQARRGEFVENYSLQGLLAEIDREG from the coding sequence ATGGCGACAACATCCCTGAGCCTAGGGGAACACTGGGAAGTCTTCATCAAGAACGAGATCGCGACCGGTCGGTTTGGCTCGGCAAGTGAGGTGGTACGCGATGCGCTGCGTCACATGGAGGAGCACAACGCCAGATTGGCTGCGTTGCGTGCACATCTGGCCGAAGGCGAGGCGCAGGCACGTCGTGGCGAGTTCGTCGAGAATTACTCCCTTCAAGGTCTGTTGGCGGAAATAGATCGTGAGGGATGA